Below is a genomic region from Candidatus Dormiibacterota bacterium.
GAGCCCCTATGCCCGGCGGCAGGCGGCGGGTATACTCGGGTCCCAATGTGAGCCGTGCGCGCCGCGTCGCCGCCCTGGACCTGGGGACTACGAAGGTCTGCTGCGCTGTGGCCGAGGTCGCCCCCGACGGGCTCATCGTCCAGGGAACCGGCGAGGCGCCCTCGCGCGGGATGCGCAAGGGCTCAGTGATCGACATCGAGCGCGCCGCCGAGGCGGTGGCCGAGGCGGTCGACGCCGCGGAGCGGATGGCTGGGGTGGAGGTGAGCCAGGTGATCGTCGGTCTTGCGGGGGGGCACATCGCCTCGCAGGGGAGCCGCGGCCTGGTCGCCGTCGGCGCCGACGCGAAGCGCTCCCGCGAGGTCCGCGCCCAGGACGTCACCCGCGCGGTCGAGGCGGCCCGTGCGGTGGGGGTGCCGTCCGACCGCGAGATCGTCCACCTCCTCCCCCGCCACTTCACCGTCGATGGCCAGGACGGGCTCCGCGACGCGCTGGGCATGACCGGAATGCGCCTCGAGGTCGAGGCGCTGATCGTCACCGGCGCCACCACCGCCATCCAGAACGTGGTGAAGGTGGTGCACGAGGCCGGCCTCGACTGCGAGGACCTGGTGCTCCAGGCGCTGGCGTCGGCCGAGGCGGTGCTCTCCGAGGAGGAGCTGGAGCGCGGGGTGGTGGTCGCCGACGTGGGCGGCGGCACCACCGACATCGCCGTCTTCTGCGCCGGCAGCATCGCCCACACCGCGGTGATCCCGGTGGGCGGCAGCCATGTCACCGGCGACCTCGCCGTGGGCCTGCGCAGCGACCTCGAGACCGCGGAGATCATCAAGCGCCAGTACGGCCACTGCCTGCAGCTCACCCTCCCCGCCGACGCCACCGTGACGATGACGCCGATGGGCTACGAGGAGGCGGTGCAGGTGCCGCAGCGCTACCTCGCCGAGGTGATCGGGCCGCGGGCCCGGGAGATGGCGGCGCTGATCCTCGCGGAGATCGAGCGTGCCGCCAGCCCCGCCTCGCTCGCCGGCGGCATCGTGCTGACCGGCGGTGGTGCCCTGCTGCGCGGCTTCGCGGAGATCGCCCAGCAGGTCACCGACATGCCGGTGCGGGTGGCGACGCCCACCGGCACGGCGGGAATGGACGAGAGCCTTCGGGGGCCCCATCACGCGACCGTGGTGGGGCTGCTGCGGTGGGGGGCACGCGCCCGTGCCCGCACCGGCGTGCGCAGCAACGGGCGCAGCAACGGGCGCAGCAACGGACACGGTCACAGCGCCGGCGACGACGGATTCAGCGAACGTTTTGGACGGTGGTTGCGTGAACTTTTCTGAACGCATGCGGCTCTACGGCCTCGGTTCGGGCGACGGCGACGTCGAGGCCGATACCCCCGCGGACCAGCGTCAGCGTCCGCGGGCATCGGGGACCAACCACCGGTCGCCGCAGGGCGACACCACCACCAGAGGGGTGCGGGACGGGTACTCCCCGCAGCGGCCCCGGTCGGAGATTCGGGAGGAGCTGCCGGTGAAGGAGATGGACCGCACCCTGGAGGGCAACGCGCGCATCAAGGTGGTGGGCGTCGGCGGCGGCGGCAGCAACGCCGTGAACCGGATGATCCGCAGCAAGCTGCGCGGCGTCGAGTTCATCGCCGTCAACACCGACCTGCAGGCGCTGAACAGCAGCGAGGCGCCGATGAAGATGCACATCGGCCGCAAGCTCACCCGCGGCCTCGGCGCCGGGGGCAACCCCAGCGTCGGCCAGGACGCCGCCGAGGAGTCCCGCGAGGAGCTGCAGAAGCTGCTCGCCGACGCGGACATGGTCTTCGTCACCGCGGGCATGGGCGGCGGCACCGGCACCGGGGCGGCCCCGGTCATCGCCGAGATCGTCCGCTCCCAGGGCGCGCTCACCATCGGCGTGGTCACCAAGCCCTTCCGCTTCGAGGGGGTGCGGCGGCAGAAGGCGGCCGAGGAGGGCATCGCCGGCCTCCAGTCCAAGGTCGACACCCTGATCACCATCCCCAACGAGCGGCTGATGCAGGTCACCGACAAGAAGACCACCATCACCGACGCCTTCCGGATCGCGGACGACGTGCTCCGCCAGGGCGTCCAGGGCATCTCCGACCTGATCACCTACCCGGGCCTGATCAACCTCGACTTCGCCGACGTGAAGACGATCATGTCCGGCCAGGGCGCGGCGCTGATGGGCATCGGCTTCGGCAGTGGCGACACCCGGGCCGCCGACGCCGCCCGCGACGCCGTGGCCAGCCCGCTGCTCGAGACCACGATCGCCGGCGCCAAGGGCATCCTGCTGAACATCACCGGCGGCAACGACCTCACCCTCTTCGAGGTGAACGAGGCCGCCCAGCTGGTCGCCGAGTCGGCCGATCCCGAGGCGCAGATCATCTTCGGAACGGTCATCGACGACCGCTCCAACGGCGAGGTGAAGATCACGGTGATCGCCACCGGCTTCGCCCCGCGCGAGGAGATCGTCATCGCCAGCAGCCCCGCCTACGAGCCGGCGGCGCGGCAGTACTTCCAGACCGAGCGCGCTCCGGTGCCGGTGGCGCCACCGAGCTACAGCGTCGACGACCTGGACATCCCCGCCTTCCTCCGCGACCGCCGCTAGGTCATTGCGGAGGTCCGGGACCCGCCGGACCTCCGCCTGCCCGTCATGAGATGTCCCTACTGCGCGCACGGCGACTCCAAGGTGGTCGACTCCCGCGACTCGGAGACGGGGGAGGCGATTCGCCGGCGGCGTGAGTGCCTCGCGTGCAAGCGCCGCTTCACCACCTACGAGCGGGTGGAGTCGGTCCCGCTCTACGTGGTGAAGAAGGACGGGCGCCGCGAGGAGTTCGACCGCCGCAAGCTGCTCGGCGGCCTGCTCACCGCCACCAAGAAGCGCGAGGTGGCGCCGTCGCGCCTGGAGGCGCTGGTGGAGGAGATCGAGAACGCCCTCCGCGGACGCGGCAGCACCGAGATCCCCAGCCGTGAGCTGGGCGAGCTGGTGATGGAGCGGTTGCGCGACATCGACGAGATCGCCTACGTGCGCTTCGCCTCCGTGTACCGGTCCTTCAAGGACATGAGCGACATGCGCGCGACCATCGAGCAGCTCCTCTCCCAGCCCCCCGGCACCCGGCGCTCCGAGCCGCGCCGTCCCCGCCCCGCCCGGCCCGGAGAGACCGAGCTGCCCCTGGACCTGGGGAAGTAGCTCCGGGGCTCAGGCGGACGCCGCCCGCCGCCACACCTCCGGGTCGGCGGGGCGGCCGAGGGCGAAGCCCTGTCCCAGGGTCACCCCGAGGCGGCGGAGGGTGGCGGCGGTCTCCGCGGTCTCCAGGCCCTCGGCGATCACCTCCGCACCGGTGGTGGCGGCGAACGCGACCAGCGCGTCGACGGCGCCCCGGGGGCCGAGCGCGTCGACCCGGCGGACCAGGCTGCCCGCCACCTTGAGGAACTCGGGAGTGGCCGCGGCCAGCACCTCGAAGGTGGAGTGGCCCTCGCCGACGTCGTCGAGGGCGAAACGGAACCCGTGGGCACGGTAGACGCGGAGCACCTCGGTGAGCCGGTCGAGGTCGTGGACGGCGTCGCGCTCGGTGATCTCGAGCACCACCTCCTCGGGACGGCGGTGGGCCCAGCGGAGCAGCAGCAGCATCTGGTCGACGCCGTGCACCGGGTCGAGCAGCGAGCCGGCGCCGACGTTGACGAAGATCTGGCAGCCGGCGGGGAGGCGGCGGGCGGCCTGGAGGGCGGTGCGCCGGCAGACCCAGTCGAGGTCGCGGCCGAGGCCGAGCCGGTCGGCGGCGTCGAAGAGCTCGTCGACCGCGGCCTCGCGGGACCCGCCCGCGGGACGCCCCAGCGCCTCGTACCCGATCACCTCGCCGGTGGCGAGGTCGACGATCGGCTGGAACACGGTCACCATGCCGTCGGTGCTGATCAGCCCCGGGATCAGGCTCTCCCAGCGGGCCATCCGGGTGAGGGAGACCCCGCCGCCCTCCTCGCCGGGCACCAGCTCGAAACGGTCCCGGCCCGCGCTCTTGGCGCGGTAGAGGGCCTCGTCGGCCGCCGCCCAGCAGCGCAGCGCGTCCTCCCCGGGGGCGCCCACCGCGCAGCCGACGCTGACCCGTGCCTGGCCCCGGGGCAGGGTGATGCCGTGCATGGTGCGGCGCAGCCGCTCCGCCGCCGCGGCCGCCTCGCCGCCGTTCGCGCCGGGGAGCAGCGCCGCGAACTCGTCGCCGCCGGTTCGGGCGACGACGTCGATGTCGCGCAGCCCCATCCGCAGCGCCGAGCCCACCGCCTGCAGCGCGGCGTCCCCGGCCTCGTGGCCGTAGGCGTCGTTGATCACCTTCAGGTTGTCGACGTCGATGGCGAGAACCGAGTAGCCACCGAGCTGGGGATCGCCGAGCGCGCGCTCGAACTCGCGGCGGTTGGGCAGGCCGGTGAGCGGGTCGGTGGCGGCGAGGGCGGCGAGCCGCGCGGCGCTCCTGGCCAGGGCCGACTCCACCCGCTTGCGCTCCACGAACTGCCCCAGCTGGCTGCCGATGTCGGCGAGCAGGGCGGCGAGGTCCTCGCCGGCCGGGCGCGGACTCGGGCCGCCGAAGGTGACCACGCCGGTGACCCGGCCCTCGTGGACGATGGGGAAACCGGCCCCATGGCCGGCGAGCTCGTCCACCGCCACCGTGATCGGCAGCCCGCCGCTCCACACCCGGCCGGCCAGCCCCTCGCCGGGAGCCCAGCCGCCCGGCGGCGCCGCCTCCGGCACCGGGCTCGCCGGCGCCGGGGACCCCCAGCCGTGCCGCACCACCGGCCGCCCGCTGCCGGGGTCGACGAGGAGCACCAGCCCGGACTGCCAGTCGAGCGCGGTCGCCATCGTCTCCAGCACCCGCGGCGCGGCGTGGTCGAGGGTGTCGGCGTCGGCGAGGATGCGGGTCACCGCGAACTGCATGGTGCGGAGCCGCTCGGCGGTGACCCGGTCGCTGATGTCGCGCAGCGCCGCCACCCGCACCGCACCGGAGCCGAGCGACACGGCCCGGTCGGTGAGCTCGGCGACGAAGCGGCCGCCGCCGTGCCGGACCGCCCGGACCTCGACCACCTCGTCGCCACCCGGTCCCGCCGGCCCCAGCCGGTGCAGAGAGCCCGGGTCGATCAGCTGCCTCAGGGGCACGTCCAGGATGGCGTCGTCGGAGTATCCGAACATCGCCGCCATCGCGTGGTTGGCCTCGAGGACGCGCTCGCCGTCGTGGACCATGATGCCGTCGAAGGCGGCGCCGTAGAGGTGGCGGAAGCGCTCCTCGATCTCGAGCTGGGCCTGGCGCTGCATCTCCCGGCGGGCCGCCTCGCGGCCGGCGATGATCGCCGCGGCGAGCACCATGGCGGTGACCGCGAGCACGCCGGTGAAGAGCAGCAGCTCGGTCAGCCCGGCGACCAGCGTCCCGGTCGCGAACGGACCCCTCCCGTCCACCGTGCCCCAGACCGCGATGCCGGAGACGATCAGGGTCGAGCTGGTCGCGCCCAGCTGGCCGAGCCGGATCGCCGCCCAGATCGCCAGCGGGTAGATCAGGTAGGGGTGCTCGAAGCCTCCGAGGAAGACGGCGGTGGCGGAGATCGCCAGCACCCCCAGCAGGACCACCCCCTCGATTCGCGCGGCGGTGCCCGGCCGGCGCCCGCCGGCGGCGGCGGAGAGGGCGAGCAGCACCGAGGTGACCACCAGGATGCCCATGCCGTCGCCGAGCCACCAGAGCGTCCAGATGGTGGGCAGGTCGGCGGTGGCCGCGATCCCGCCGGCCCACAGGCTGAGGGTGCCGGTGGTGGCCGCCACCAGCGGGCTGAGGGCGCATCCCAGGCCCACCAGGGCGACGACGTCGCGGAGGCGGTCGAGCGAGGGATGGACGCCGCTGCGTCGCAGCAGGAACGCGGCGAGCACGTACTCCAGGGTGTTCCCGGCGGCGATGGCCGCGGCGACCAGCGGCGGCAGCCCGGTGGTGAGGTTGGCGAGGAAGGCGCCGAGCGTCAGCGCCGGCCACACCCGGCCGCCGAGCAGCAGCAGCGCGGCGACCGCGATGCCCGACGGCGGCCAGATCGGGCTGACGTTGGTGTGGCGGAAGGAGAGCAGCAGCCCCAGGCGGGCGGCGAGGTAGTAGGTGCCGAGGACGAGCAGAAGACGGCCCGCCGCGCCGGCGGCGCCGCCGAGCCCGCCGCGCTGCGCCGGGGACGGCGAACCGCCCGGCGGGGCGCCCCGCGCCACCCGGCCTCCCACCCAGTCGGTGGCGCGCCTCACAGCTCGCAGCTCATCCCGGTTCATTCTCGGGAGCGTCGGGCAAGGTTCGACCCACGTTCGATCGCAGCCCGGTTACGGCTCGTCCGCGCACTCATCGACGCGTTCGAGGCGGCGCTGCAACGGCGCCGTGAAATCGCCGTCACGAGGCCGCTGAGCGGCGCGGATCGGCCCCCTCCCCGCGCCACCCTGGGGTGGGAACGGCATCGCGGAGGAAGCGGGATGGACTTCACGGCAAAGCTCGGCAACACCCTGTACAACCGGGTGCTGGTGCTGGTGGTGGCCTGGGCGGGCCTGGCCGTGGTGGGTGTCTCCGGGATCACCTCGGCCCACATCGGCTGACCCTCCGCGCCGGACAGTCCCACCAGCCCGCCGCGGGGGTGCGGGACACCCGTACCAACCCGACCGCCCCTCTCCTCCGCCTCGCCTCAAGCGGCCGCCGCGCCGTTTGTGTGGCACCGCCGTAGCCCGGAGCGCCGTCCGCTGCCAAGACTGTGAGCACTGGCTGGAGCATCGTGTGCACCGGTGCGCGGGGGCCGGCGGAGACGAGGGAGGCGCCCATGGCGGTCCAGACCGAACGCGCTCTGTGGCAACAGAAGATCGACGTCGAGCGGGTGAAGCGCGAGGGTCTCGACGTCGACCTCGACCGCCTCGAGCGCGAGGGCTACGAGAGCCTGACCGCCGAGGAGTTCTACCGGTTGAAGACCTGGGGCGTGTGCAGCCAGCGCACCCCGGGGCTGCACATGGTCCGGGTCCGGGTCCCCAGCGGTCGCATCGAGGCCGGTCAGCTCCGCGCCGTCGCCGCCCTCTCCGAGCGGCTCGCCGACGGCGAGGCGCACATCACCACCCGCCAGAACCTCGAGCTCCACTCGGTGCCGAGCAGGAGGGTGCGCGAGGTGCTCGACGGGGTGGTGGAGCTGGGCCTGGTCACCCGATCGGCGTGCGGCCACACCGTGCGCAACATCGTCGGCTGCTCGCGCTCCGGGGTCTGCGCCGCAGAGCCGTTCGAGACCCGGCCCAGCGTGGTCGCCATCCACGACTTCTTCTTCCGGAACGCGGCCCGCTACAACTCCAGCCTGCCGCGGCGGCTCAACGTCTACGTCGCCGGCTGTGACGGGTGCATGGCCCACGCCCAGGTCAACGACCTGGGCTTCGTCGGCACCACCCGCGACGGCGCCCCGGGCTTCCAGCTCTGGCTGGGCGGCTCACTGGCGTCGAGCCCCCGCCTCGCCCACCTCCTCTTCGACTTCGTGCCCGCCGACGAGGTGCTGGCGGTCACCGAGGCGGTCGCCGACACCTACTGCGCCAACGGCTTCCGCGAGCGTCCCGCCAAGGCCCGGCTCAAGTTCCTGATCGAGGAGTGGGGTGGGGAGCGGTTCACCGCCGCCGTGATGGAGCGGCTGCGCGAGCTGCGTCCCGACACCGGGGTGAGCGCCGGCACCACCGCCGAGGTGATGGGCGGCGACCGCCGGCCGCAGGGCGCCCACGCCGGGGTCGCGCCGCAGCGCCAGGAGGGGCTCTTCATGGTCGAGGCGCACGTGCCCCTCGGCGACCTCACCGGCTGGCAGATCGAGACCCTGGCCGGGCTCGCCACCGAGTTCGGCGACGGCGCCCTCTACCTCACCAAGGAGCAGAACGTCGAGCTCCACGACATCGCCGCCGGCGACGTCGACCGGGTCTGCGACGCTCTCGCCACCGTCGGCCTGCCGGCGCGGGGCGCGGGCAGCCTGGTCGACGTCCAGGTCTGCGCCGGCAGCGAGTGGTGTGTCTGGGGCGTCGGCGACTCCCGCGGCCTGGCGCGCACCATGGAGCGCGAGCTGGCGCCGATCGTCGAGGCCGAGGCCGGCGCCGAGCCGCTTCGCGTCCACGTCTCCGGTTGCTCGCACGGCTGCGCCCAGCACGCCGCCGCCGACGTCGGGCTCCACGCCGTCGGGATGCGCGACGCCGAGAGGAACCCCGTCGACGGCTACGAGGTGTTCGTCGGCGGCCGCCTCGGTCACGACCCGGTCACCGCGCGCCGGGTGGGCCGGGTGCTCGGCGAGAAGGCGGCGACGGCGACCACCGGCATCATCGTCCGCTACCTCCGCGAGCGCCTCCCCGGCGAGGCGATGCCCGAGTTCGTCGAGCGCGTCGGCAAGGAGAGCCTCAGGCCCTCCGGCGCCACCGAGGAGGACGGCGACGCCGGGTAGCCCCGGCCACCCGCGAGCCCAGGCCGGCGCGCGCGCGTCAGACTCCCGGTATGCCCTCCACCGCCGACGCCGTGGCCGCCGCCAGGGAGCGGATCGCCGCCGCCGCGGAGCGGGCCGGGCGTGACCCCGCCTCGGTGCGCCTCGT
It encodes:
- the ftsA gene encoding cell division protein FtsA; amino-acid sequence: MSRARRVAALDLGTTKVCCAVAEVAPDGLIVQGTGEAPSRGMRKGSVIDIERAAEAVAEAVDAAERMAGVEVSQVIVGLAGGHIASQGSRGLVAVGADAKRSREVRAQDVTRAVEAARAVGVPSDREIVHLLPRHFTVDGQDGLRDALGMTGMRLEVEALIVTGATTAIQNVVKVVHEAGLDCEDLVLQALASAEAVLSEEELERGVVVADVGGGTTDIAVFCAGSIAHTAVIPVGGSHVTGDLAVGLRSDLETAEIIKRQYGHCLQLTLPADATVTMTPMGYEEAVQVPQRYLAEVIGPRAREMAALILAEIERAASPASLAGGIVLTGGGALLRGFAEIAQQVTDMPVRVATPTGTAGMDESLRGPHHATVVGLLRWGARARARTGVRSNGRSNGRSNGHGHSAGDDGFSERFGRWLRELF
- the ftsZ gene encoding cell division protein FtsZ produces the protein MDRTLEGNARIKVVGVGGGGSNAVNRMIRSKLRGVEFIAVNTDLQALNSSEAPMKMHIGRKLTRGLGAGGNPSVGQDAAEESREELQKLLADADMVFVTAGMGGGTGTGAAPVIAEIVRSQGALTIGVVTKPFRFEGVRRQKAAEEGIAGLQSKVDTLITIPNERLMQVTDKKTTITDAFRIADDVLRQGVQGISDLITYPGLINLDFADVKTIMSGQGAALMGIGFGSGDTRAADAARDAVASPLLETTIAGAKGILLNITGGNDLTLFEVNEAAQLVAESADPEAQIIFGTVIDDRSNGEVKITVIATGFAPREEIVIASSPAYEPAARQYFQTERAPVPVAPPSYSVDDLDIPAFLRDRR
- the nrdR gene encoding transcriptional regulator NrdR codes for the protein MRCPYCAHGDSKVVDSRDSETGEAIRRRRECLACKRRFTTYERVESVPLYVVKKDGRREEFDRRKLLGGLLTATKKREVAPSRLEALVEEIENALRGRGSTEIPSRELGELVMERLRDIDEIAYVRFASVYRSFKDMSDMRATIEQLLSQPPGTRRSEPRRPRPARPGETELPLDLGK
- a CDS encoding EAL domain-containing protein, producing MRRATDWVGGRVARGAPPGGSPSPAQRGGLGGAAGAAGRLLLVLGTYYLAARLGLLLSFRHTNVSPIWPPSGIAVAALLLLGGRVWPALTLGAFLANLTTGLPPLVAAAIAAGNTLEYVLAAFLLRRSGVHPSLDRLRDVVALVGLGCALSPLVAATTGTLSLWAGGIAATADLPTIWTLWWLGDGMGILVVTSVLLALSAAAGGRRPGTAARIEGVVLLGVLAISATAVFLGGFEHPYLIYPLAIWAAIRLGQLGATSSTLIVSGIAVWGTVDGRGPFATGTLVAGLTELLLFTGVLAVTAMVLAAAIIAGREAARREMQRQAQLEIEERFRHLYGAAFDGIMVHDGERVLEANHAMAAMFGYSDDAILDVPLRQLIDPGSLHRLGPAGPGGDEVVEVRAVRHGGGRFVAELTDRAVSLGSGAVRVAALRDISDRVTAERLRTMQFAVTRILADADTLDHAAPRVLETMATALDWQSGLVLLVDPGSGRPVVRHGWGSPAPASPVPEAAPPGGWAPGEGLAGRVWSGGLPITVAVDELAGHGAGFPIVHEGRVTGVVTFGGPSPRPAGEDLAALLADIGSQLGQFVERKRVESALARSAARLAALAATDPLTGLPNRREFERALGDPQLGGYSVLAIDVDNLKVINDAYGHEAGDAALQAVGSALRMGLRDIDVVARTGGDEFAALLPGANGGEAAAAAERLRRTMHGITLPRGQARVSVGCAVGAPGEDALRCWAAADEALYRAKSAGRDRFELVPGEEGGGVSLTRMARWESLIPGLISTDGMVTVFQPIVDLATGEVIGYEALGRPAGGSREAAVDELFDAADRLGLGRDLDWVCRRTALQAARRLPAGCQIFVNVGAGSLLDPVHGVDQMLLLLRWAHRRPEEVVLEITERDAVHDLDRLTEVLRVYRAHGFRFALDDVGEGHSTFEVLAAATPEFLKVAGSLVRRVDALGPRGAVDALVAFAATTGAEVIAEGLETAETAATLRRLGVTLGQGFALGRPADPEVWRRAASA
- a CDS encoding nitrite/sulfite reductase — its product is MAVQTERALWQQKIDVERVKREGLDVDLDRLEREGYESLTAEEFYRLKTWGVCSQRTPGLHMVRVRVPSGRIEAGQLRAVAALSERLADGEAHITTRQNLELHSVPSRRVREVLDGVVELGLVTRSACGHTVRNIVGCSRSGVCAAEPFETRPSVVAIHDFFFRNAARYNSSLPRRLNVYVAGCDGCMAHAQVNDLGFVGTTRDGAPGFQLWLGGSLASSPRLAHLLFDFVPADEVLAVTEAVADTYCANGFRERPAKARLKFLIEEWGGERFTAAVMERLRELRPDTGVSAGTTAEVMGGDRRPQGAHAGVAPQRQEGLFMVEAHVPLGDLTGWQIETLAGLATEFGDGALYLTKEQNVELHDIAAGDVDRVCDALATVGLPARGAGSLVDVQVCAGSEWCVWGVGDSRGLARTMERELAPIVEAEAGAEPLRVHVSGCSHGCAQHAAADVGLHAVGMRDAERNPVDGYEVFVGGRLGHDPVTARRVGRVLGEKAATATTGIIVRYLRERLPGEAMPEFVERVGKESLRPSGATEEDGDAG